Proteins from a genomic interval of Anabrus simplex isolate iqAnaSimp1 chromosome 13, ASM4041472v1, whole genome shotgun sequence:
- the LOC136884775 gene encoding larval cuticle protein A3A-like has product MAYRFIVLAALVAVAKAGILGAPAVYAPGAPLAARAYAAPAYAHAPVAYAAAPAVAKVAAPVAVDTDYDPNPSYSYAYDIQDALTGDSKGQQESRQGDVVQGSYSLTEPDGTRRTVEYTADPVNGFNAVVHREPAVVAKAVVAAPAVAKVAAPVAYAHPAAYGAPIAAKAYLG; this is encoded by the coding sequence TTCATCGTTCTCGCCGCTCTCGTTGCCGTCGCTAAGGCTGGCATCCTCGGCGCTCCCGCCGTCTACGCCCCAGGCGCTCCCCTGGCCGCCCGTGCTTATGCTGCCCCTGCCTATGCTCACGCTCCCGTAGCCTACGCCGCTGCCCCCGCCGTCGCTAAGGTCGCCGCTCCCGTCGCCGTCGACACCGACTACGACCCCAACCCAAGCTACAGCTACGCCTACGACATCCAGGATGCTCTGACCGGAGACTCCAAGGGACAGCAGGAGAGCCGTCAAGGAGATGTTGTCCAGGGTAGCTACAGCCTTACCGAGCCCGACGGCACCCGTCGTACCGTTGAGTACACCGCTGACCCCGTCAACGGATTCAACGCCGTCGTCCACCGTGAGCCCGCTGTTGTTGCTAAGGCCGTTGTTGCCGCTCCCGCCGTCGCTAAGGTCGCTGCCCCCGTCGCCTACGCCCACCCAGCTGCCTACGGTGCCCCCATCGCCGCTAAGGCTTACCTTGGTTAA